From the Chiroxiphia lanceolata isolate bChiLan1 chromosome Z, bChiLan1.pri, whole genome shotgun sequence genome, one window contains:
- the RAD23B gene encoding UV excision repair protein RAD23 homolog B: protein MQITLKTLQQQTFRIDIDPEETVKALKEKIESERGKDAFPIAGQKLIYAGKILNDETALKEYKIDEKNFVVVMVTKPKAATGVTQQSNATSTVGSTTAAPTPVAAPAPAPAPVPAPVSPPPAPDEAACESAPVSAPREEKSEEKPPEAAAAVSPSSTDSTTGDTSRSNLFEDAISALVTGQSYENMVTEIMSMGYEREQVIAALRASFNNPDRAVEYLLMGIPGDNQAVAEPPQTPSSGASQSSAVAAAVATIPTTTSSLGGHPLEFLRNQPQFQQMRQIIQQNPSLLPALLQQIGRENPQLLQQISQHQEHFIHMLNEPVLESRQGLSGSDDGASTGEVADAGNGHMNYIQVTPQEKEAIERLKALGFPEGLVIQAYFACEKNENLAANFLLQQNFDED, encoded by the exons GTAAAGGCACTGAAAGAGAAGATTGAatcagaaagaggaaaggatgCCTTTCCAATAGCTGGCCAAAAACTAATTTATGCAG GTAAAATCCTTAATGATGAGACTGCTCTTAAAGAATACAAAATAGATGAGAAGAACTTTGTGGTGGTTATGGTGACAAAA CCTAAAGCAGCAACTGGAGTCACTCAGCAATCAAATGCCACCTCCACTGTTGGCTCAACAACTGCAGCTCCTACACCAGTTGCTgcaccagcccctgctcctgcccctgtgccagctcctgtctctccaccaccagcaccagATGAGGCTGCCTGTGAATCTGCACCTGTGAGTGCCCCTCGAGAAGAGAAGTCGGAAGAAAAACCacctgaggcagcagctgctgtcagtCCATCATCAACTGACAG TACAACAGGTGATACATCTCGATCAAATCTTTTTGAGGATGCTATAAGTGCACTTG TGACAGGTCAGTCCTATGAGAATATGGTGACTGAGATCATGTCAATGGGCTACGAACGAGAGCAAGTGATTGCAGCACTGAGGGCCAGTTTCAACAACCCTGACAGAGCGGTGGAATACCTCTTGATG GGTATACCTGGAGATAATCAGGCTGTGGCTGAACCTCCTCAAACACCAAGCAGTGGTGCCTCTCAGTCttcagcagtggcagcagcagtagcaACTATACCAACGACTACTAGCTCATTAGGAG gACATCCCCTTGAGTTTTTACGAAATCAGCCTCAGTTCCAGCAGATGAGACAAATTATCCAGCAAAATCCTTCTCTGTTACCGGCATTGCTACAGCAGATTGGACGGGAAAACCCTCAACTACTGCAG CAAATAAGCCAGCACCAGGAACACTTCATTCATATGCTGAACGAGCCAGTTCTAGAGTCTCGCCAAGGCTTAAGTGGGAGTGATGATGGTGCCAGCACTGGAGAAGTAGCAGATGCTGGAAATGGTCATATGAACTACATTCAAGTAAcaccacaggaaaaagaagctATAGAAAGG ttaaaGGCATTAGGGTTCCCTGAAGGACTTGTGATACAGGCGTATTTTGCTTGTGAGAAGAACGAAAACTTGGCTGCCAACTTTCTTCTACAACAGAACTTCGACGAGGATTGA